The following nucleotide sequence is from Candidatus Eisenbacteria bacterium.
TCTTGCGCGGCACCCAAACCCGCGCTATGAGTCCTGCATGCGTCGCGGATCCACCGACTTCTACCTAAACCTCGATCGCTGGGAAGATCTCTCGACCATCGAGAGACAGCGCGGTGCTTGGGAAGCGCGGCTCTCGGCTCTCGCCACGCGCGTCGAGCCGATGCGCCGCGAGGCGACTTTTCAGGCGGGATGGTCTCTCTTCTTCCCGGGCAAGGCGCCCGACTCGAAGGCGAAGGATCGAGTTCTGGGGCCGACTCCGCCCGAGGGGAAGAACCCCGCTTACGTCAAGGCCTGGAGATATTGCCGCGCGGTCCAGTTCGTCGACGGATGGCACCAGCGATTCGCATGGAACGCCGTCGGAGCCGACCAGCTCCTGCGCCTCTTGACCGACCCGAGAGAGGCGATCGCCTCCGCTCTCGTCGCATCCTTCCTTGCCGTCCATGTCGAGGCGATGGAGAGAACCCGGGGCCTGGGGGGGATCCCAATCCTTGATCTGTCGGCATATTTAGGTGTCGGTGATCGGACAGATAGCCTCGAAGGCACGCAAACACAACTATATCTCCTCGGTTTGCGCACCCTGCTCCTCCAGAGAGGATATCAACAGATCCTGGTCTCCCCCATCGAGCCACCCTGGCTGGGGCGAGCGCGGGAGCTGGCCCTCCGGACCAAGGCGAGCCCGCCGGCGGCTTCGCCGGAAGGAACGGAGGCGCTGCTCGGGATCTGGCTGGACGATCTGGCTTCTCTTCTTCTCTCGGTGGGAAAAGAGGCCGAAGAGGCCTGGTCCCGCGCGCAGTCCCTTGCCCCTCGATCGGGACTTCAGGAAGCGATTCTCACCCTTGCCCTGCAGCATGGACGCGTCTCGGCCGGAGAGATCATCCGCGCGACCTCCGCGAATCGGAACACGGTGAAGGACAACCTCGCCCGCCTGGTCCAGGAGGGCATCCTCCGCAAGCAGGGACAGAAGCGCGGGACGATCTATACTCCTGTTTGAGAGGAAGATTGGACTGGAGCCTCAAGAAGAACTCGAACGCAGCTCCCCCGGAAGGTCCGCTCGTTGTGGTCATCCTGGACGGGATCGGCGTGGGGCGCGGGGATGAGGGAGACGCCGTCGCTCGCGCCAGGACCCCGATCCTCGATGGCCTTCGCTCCCGCTTCCCCTACCGGACCCTGCGAGCGCACGGCGTCGCCGTCGGCCTTCCGGACGACACGAACATGGGAAACTCGGAGGTGGGTCACAACGCGATCGGCGCGGGGCGGATCGTCGATCAGGGGGCGAAGCTCGTCAACATCGCCCTCGAGACCGGCTCCTTCTTCGGGGGCGAGACCTGGCTGCGGATCTCGCGCGGATGTCTCTCGCGGTGCGCGCCGCTCCACCTGATCGGGCTCCTCTCGGACGGCAACGTCCATTCTCACATCAGCCACCTCTTCTCGATGATCCGCGAGGCGGCCCGCGCGGGGATCCGCGAGGTCTACGTCCACCCGCTCCTCGATGGCCGCGACGTCGGCGGGCGAACGGCCCTCCTCTATGTCGACCCCCTCGAATCGCTGCTGGCCGAGTTCGACGGCGTGGAGGGCCGGCGCTTCAGGATCGCCTCCGGGGGCGGACGGATGGTCACCACGATGGACCGCTACGAGGCCGACTGGAGCATCGTCGAGCGCGGATGGAATGCCCACGTCCACGGCCGGGCGCGGTCCTTCCGCTCCGCCCGCGAAGCGATCGAGACCTACCGCGACGAGACCCCGGGGCTGATCGACCAGTTCATCCCCCCCTTCGTGATCGCGGACGAGAGGGGAGCCCCGGTCGCGCCGATCCGGGACGGAGCGGGAGTCGTCTTCTTCAACTTCCGGGGAGATCGCGCGATCGAGATCAGTCGGGCCTTCGAGGACGAGGCGTTTCCCCACTTCGACCGAGGCGCGCCCCCCAAGGTCGACTACGCCGGGATGATGCAGTACGACGGCGACTACCTGATCCCCAAGAGCTTCCTGGTCGCGCCCCCGAAGATCGACCGGACCCTGGGCGAGTACATGGCGCGGAACGCGGTCACGCAGCTCGCTTGCAGCGAGACGCAGAAGTACGGGCACGTGACCTACTTCTGGAACGGTAACCGAGGGGGGAAATTCGACGAATCGACCGAAACCTACATCGAGATCGAGTCGGACAGGATCCCCTTCGAGCAGCGGCCGGAGATGAAGGCGGAGGAGATCACGAATGCCGTGATCGCCGAGCTGCGGACCGGCCGCCATCGCTTCGCAAGGGTCAACTACGCCAACGGGGACATGGTGGGCCATTCCGGCGTCCTCGAGGCGACGATCCTCGCCGTGGAAATCGTCGATCGATGCCTGGGAAGGCTGCTCGAGGCGGTCGCCTCGATGCGCGGCGTCGCCATCGTCACCGCCGACCACGGGAACGCGGACCAGATGTACGAGATCGACGAGAAGGGGGGCTTCGTCATCGACCGTGACACGGGGAACCCGAAGCCGCGAACCAGCCACAGCTTGAACCCTGTCCCGTTCCACCTCTTCGATCCGACCGGACCGGAGCGATGGCGCCTTCGAGACGACCTGCCCGAGGCCGGGCTCGCGAACATCGCGGCGACGGCCCTGCAGATCCTCGGCTATGAGGCTCCGGAGGGGTACGAGCTGGGGCTGCTGGCCTGAGGCCGATCGCCCCCCTACTCCCCCCGCATCATCCCTTCCGCCTCGGGGCGCGGGCGGTTCGTCTTCGTATCCCAGTAGGGGGACAGGCGGCGGAGGCTCGCGACGATCCCGGGGAAGACCCCGACGACATGGTCGATGTCGCTCTCGCTTGTGTATCGGCTCAGACTGAAGCGGATCGATCCATGCACGGCCGTGAAGGGGACGCGCATCGCGCGCAGGACGTGGGACGGTTCGAGCGAGCCCGAGGTGCAGGCCGATCCGGACGACGCGCAGATGCCGTGGTCGTTCAGCTGATAGAGCATCCCCTCCCCTTCGATGAAGTGGACCGAGAGGTTCAGGGTGTTGGGCAGCCTGGCGGCGCCGGCGCCGTTGACCTCGACGCAGGGGATTCTCTGGAGTAGCTCCGCCTCGAGCTTGTCCCGAAGCCTCTGGATCCTTCGCTCCGCGGCGTCATGGTCCTCCCGCGCAAGCTCCAGAGCCCTCGCCATGCCGACGATGTAGGGGACGTTCTCCGTTCCTCCGCGGCGGCCCGACTCCTGATGCCCTCCCAGGAGGAAGGGCCTGCAGGGCGTCCCGCGGCGAAGGTAGAGGACGCCGACCCCCTTCGGCGCATGGAGCTTGTGCCCCGAGAAGGCCAGCATGTCCACATGCGGCAGGCCGACGGCCAGATCGAGCGGGATCTTGCCCGCCGTCTGCGTGGCGTCGGTGAAGAAGAGGATGGAGGGATCGGTCTCCTTCGTCACGCGCGACAGCTCGTCGATCGGAAAGAGGACGCCCGTCTCGTTGTTGGCGTGCATGACCGCGACCAGGAGCGTGCCGACGCTGAGCGCTCGAACGAACTGCGCCACATCGAGACTTCCGGAGCGATCGACGTCCAGGAAGGTCACCTCGTATCCGTGCCGGGCCATGTCCTTGCAGACCTCGAGCACGGCGGGATGCTCCACCGCGGTCGTTATGATGTGGCGCCTCTCGGGATTCGCTCGCGCCGCCCCCGCGATCGCCGCGTTGGCGCTCTCCGTCGCGCAGGACGTGAAGACGATTTCATCGACCGGCACGCCTCCGAGAGAGCCGGCGATGACCTTGCGCGCTCCGGCGACGGCCTCCGCCGCCGGCCGCGCCCTCTCGTAGACCGAGCTGGGATTGAAGTACTCCGAGGTGAGGAACGGCCTCATCGCCTCGAAGACCTCCGGGGCGATGGCGGTCGTCGCGTTGTTATCGAGGTAGACTGTTTCTTTCATGAAGAACCCTCGCGCCTCGGGTCATGTCAGAAAGGGCGAGCCCCCGCGCCGTGAGGCCCGATCGGCCCCGGCGGATTCCCGAAGCCCCGCGCCGCGAACGCGAACATAGCGGGGCGAAGGGAACCGTCGGGGCCCCGGAACGTCCCGGCCCGAGGAGTCCGTCACTCGAGCCCCGATGGTCTACGCCGTGATCACGCGGATCCGCTCGTCGACCATCTCCTTCAAGGTCTTCTCGACCATGAGCTTCATCGTCTGGCCCGCGCCCGGGCAGCCGGCGCAGGCGCCCGCCAGCCTCACGTAGACCAGCCTCTCCTTGATGTCGAGCAGCTCGATGTCCCCCCCGTCGTGCCGCAGGAGGGGACGGACATACTCGTCGAGCGCTTTCTCCACCTTCTTCGAGAACTGAAACGGGGAGAGGTCCCCGACGGGAACGGCTTCGCCACGCGACGGAGGCGTCTCAGAGGCCGGCTTGTAGGTCGAGGGCTTGCGGCCCCATGTCTCGTCCAGCAGATCCTGCAGACCCCCGGGGATGTGGTGGCAGGACATGCAGGCGCCGCCAGCCTTGATCGCGCCGGTGATCTCCGCGATCGTGTGGAGGTTCAGCTCCTTGATCTTGCGCCTGATGTAGGGCTCGGTCAGGTTGAAGCACTTGCAGACAATGCGGCCTTCGTTGTCCTCTCCCTTGTGAAGATCGATGCCGAGCTTCTCGAGATCGACCCCTCTCTTCTGCGCCCAGTTGAACACGGCCGCTTCGAGCGCTTCCGCTCCCATCACGGAGCAGTGGATCTTCTGTTCGGGCAGCCCTTCCAGGAAGTCCACGATGTCCTGGTTTCTGATGCCGAGCGCCTGGATGGGCGTGTAGCGTCCCTGCTCGATCAGGCTGCAGAGCGCCTCCGAGCTTGCGATCGCCGAGGTGCATCCGAATGTCAGGTAGCGCGCCTCGACGATGATGTCCCGCAACGGATCGCTCGCGTGCTTCTCGACCCGGAAAGTGAATCGTAGCGCGTCCCCGCAGGCGATCGATCCGTGTTCCCCGAAACCGTCCGGATCCTCGATCTCCCCCATATGCGTCCCCGGCGCCCCGTGAACGGCCGCCAGGAAGATCTGCTTAGTCTTCTCGCTGTAGTCCCAGCCCATTGCATCCCCTCCAGCGCCCACGGGATCCCATCTCCGCGCGGGCCCGCCCCATCAAGCGACTATAGCAGATCCGATCTTCCTCGCCCGCCACAGAACCTGCCCGTTCAGCACGCTCCCAAGCCAGGGCAACGGGCTGTGGATCTGCCGCTCGATTCGGAAGGACCCCGCGATCGCCCTGCGCAGCCTCCGGTGGTCGAATCCCTTGTGGGGCAGGAGAGCCAGAGTCGGATCGCGGGCAACGGGGAGTCCAAGGGTCGTCCGCAGCACTTCTCCCAATGTACAACTCCTATCCTTTCCCGTCAGGATCATCGCCGCGGCGTACTTGCACAATGCCGAGAACCCGACCTCGAGCGGCACGCTCACGACGAGAATCCCGTCGGGGGCGAGGAGCCTTTGGAGGTCACGGAGCGCCGATTCGAGGACTTCCGGTTGAAGGTGCTCCAGAACTTCGAGGCAAGCGATCCGGTCGAAATGCGCGGGCGGCAGATCGGAAGTCGATGAGACGAGGTTGAAGGAGAGATCCGCGAGATCGCGCTGAAGCTGCTGGCGAAGGAAGTCGAGCGGCTCGAACGCGGTCAAGGCGGCATCCCTGGGGAAGGGCGCGAGGATCCGGATCAAGTGCCCGTCGCCGGCGCCATAGTCCAGGAAGCGGGAGCCCTCCTCGATGGAGAGGAGTTCCCGGGCGATCTCGAACCGCCGGCCGTGGGAGAACCTGAACAGCCGCCTTCGATGGCGATGCGTCGCGCCGGCATAGTCGAACGGTTGGTCGCTCATGTCGATCCTGTCCTTGCGGAGTCGATCGCGCCCCTGGCCGCGCGGACTACGATGTGAAGGGCCGCGACGGCGAGACAGGCCGAAATCAAGAGCGCTCCGGCCTTGCCGTAGCCCACGCTCCCGCCCATGGCCCTGAAGGCGAAGACGCTCGAGAGCGCGATCGAGGCTCCGATGGAGGCGGCCGCGACGGCCCGGACCCGCCGTCCTTCGATCGCTCCGACCTCCCGCGCGATCGCCATTTGGCAGAACGGCAGGAAGGCGAAGTAGTGCGGCCAGGATGTCCCGACGACGAACGGCAGCATCAGGAATCCGCCCGCGATCGACAGGGCGACATCACGCCCCGAGGAACTCCGCCTCATGGTCCAGATGAGGAAGGCGTTCCCGCCGGCGATCGCGAGCCCGATCCCTTCCAGGACATGACGCCACGCGGAGGACTTCGCCACCCCCAGGAATCGCTCCGCCACGTGCGCGAAGTAGTGGGAGTTCGGATCCGACATGATCCACCCTCGGGCGTGCTCCACCGAGTCGAGCGACCGGCGCTGGAAGTCCAGCCATCCCGCCGGGCCGATCGCCGCCCACGGTATGACGACCAAGAACATCGTGACGGCGGCGGCGAAGGCGATCGCGACGCGCCACTTCCCTCGCAGAAGGAAGGGGAGGAGCAGGAGCGCGGCGTAGTACTTGATGGCGGCCGCGAACCCAAGGAGAATGCCGGCCCATATCGGGTGCCCTTCCTCGTGCAGATGATAGGCGGCCAGGGCGCAGAGCATCAGGATGACGCCGAACTGCCCCCACTTGAAGTTGTGCAGGAGAGGGAAGGAGGTCAGGAAGAGGAGGGTCCATCCAATCGCCGCCCCCGGCCTCAAGCGCAGCAGTCGGCGGAGCGGGAGCATGAAGAACGCCGCGGTCGTGACGACCTGCGCGATTCCCCAGGCCAAGCTCCCCGCATTGCGAGAAAGCGCTCCGAACGGGATCAGCAGGAGGGCCGCGAAGGCCGAGTAGTAGTACCCGCCTAACGGCTTCTTGAGAGAGAGGATCTTCTTGCCCATGGAGTAGAAGACCCGATGGAAGTCGCAGAAGAGCAGGTCGCAGTGGTCGATATCGAGGACGAAGGCGCGGACGCTTCGCCACGAGGCGAGATAGTAGGCCGCGACGACGAGGATCGAGAGGACGAGGAGCCCCGCGAAGACGGCCCGCTCGCTCGGCTCTCTTGAAGCCTGGTCCCTCACGTCGGGGGACTCTACTAGCGGACCCGGCATCTGTCCATGTCACCGGAGATCGCCGGCGCCGGCGCCGGAAGGCGCTTGCGTGACCACCATCGCCGTCGGGATTTCGTAACGCATTGACTGCGCATGAGTTGAGCGACCCCATCACCTGCCGCAGATGGGCCGGCGCAGCCGATCCCCGCGCGCTTCCGGGGGTGGTTCGCCAGCCTGCGGAAGTATAGACTCGGGCCTGGCGAGGATCAACTCGATCACTGGCTGAAGGGCTGGAGCCGGTGCCTCAGCGAGATCAACTTCCTGCGAACCGGGTATCGAACCGACGGGCTGCTGGATGTCCATATGCTGACGGACGAGGACATCGCCTGTCGTACGAGCTTCGCCGTGAAGATCGACGCCGCGACCGACGCGGCGAGACCGCTCGCGATGAAGCATCCCTCGACGGAAGAGAATCGTTAGGCGTCCGGATCCGGGCGCGGGTCCGACTTCGCGGGACTCCTTACAGCAGAATCCGCGTCGCCCTCTCCGGTTTCTCCGGGTGGAAGCGGACCAGCGCCAGTTCGGGCCCATCGTGGGCCGCCGAGTAGAGGGAAGTGCGGCCCAGGCGGTCCCGCCACGCCCCCGTCAGACGGGCCGATTCGTGAACATGCCCGTGAAGGGTGATCAGCGGCTGGCGGCCCTCGATGAATCGGCCGACGGCGATGCTCCCCACGTGCACGTCGAGAGGGACCTCATCGAACTTCATGCCGTCGAGGGCGGCCCGGTCTAGCCGCGTCTTGTAGGGCGGCGTGTGGAAGAGGAAGATCGCCTTCGACAGATCGTCGTCGCCCGCGAGCGCATCGAGGTCCTTCTGGATCGTCGAGTAGCGGGTAGTTTCGGGCTCCTCCGCCACGCTCCTCCATCCCTCCTCCGGCGACACGCCCCCGGGGCCGACATAGCGGCTCACGTCGTACCGCTCCCAGTCCTTCAATGTGAAGGGGGTCGGAGGGACGTAGGAGTACCCGTAGACCGCGTAGTCGCCGAAAGGAACCCGCTTGAAGTGCGCGTAGACCCAGAGGCCGGCTGTGGCCGCCTCCAGGATCTCGGCCTCCTCCGATCGCGGATCGTCGTTGCCGAGGATCACGAAGATCTGCGGAAACACCCCGCCCAGCTCATCTCGAAGGGCGCCGAACTTGGGCACGAGGAAGTCCGCCGTGAAGTCCTGGTGAGCGGCGCCGGCGCGCAGGGCCTTCATCAGCCCCGCCGAGAAGAGATCTCCTCCGAGGAAGACGGCCGCGGGATGCTCTCGCCGGATGGCCGCGAGGAGCTTCTCATAGCGGTCCTCGCGGCCGTGCAGATCCGAGCAGAAGTAGCAAAGAGACAAGCGCTGGATCCCGAGCCTCGGCCTACATCGTCCCGCGAAGCATGACGGCGAGCTGCTGCGACTGCTTCTGGTTGTACTCGAAGGCGAGCCGCCTGTAGTTCACGAGATCGATGATCGTCCCGATCCAGCAGATGCCCCAGGTGAAGAGATAGAGAAGCCCCATCCCGACCTGGTTCAGCACGAACCGCTGGATGCCGGCCAGACCGATGAAGCCCAGCAGCGTGACCAGGAGGATCGTCTGCGGGTCCTTCCGGCGACTCCGGTAGGCGTTGGAGAACTGGGCCGCCTGGTCCTCGGTCATGTTCTTGATCACCCCGGCGACGAAGACCATCTCGTCGCCTTCCAGTTCCGGCAGATACTGCATGACATTCGCCATCTTCATGCTCCTTTGGATCGAAGACTGCTGAACCGTCCCGACAGCGGCGCCGCCGACAGGCTTGCGATGCGCCATCCGAGGATAAGTACGGCCGGGAAGCCGAGCGGGTTGCTGGACCATGCCGCCCCGAGATTCCCATGCAGGATGTGGTGGATCGCTGCCCCGAGCCCGCACCCCGGGCATGCCCCCAGGCCCAGGCGACGGAAGAGACAGAGGTCGGCCCCGCGGGGGGACTCCGGGCCGACGAAGTACAGGACGATGAATCCCGCGAGCCAGAGGATCGCCTCGAGCGGTGGAAGGCCGGCGAGGAGCCGGGCTCCCCTTGCGGCCATGGCCTGGGGCGGGCACTCTTCAGTCGTCAAGGCCAGGCGCTCTCCTCTCGAGGGCCTCGTCCCCCGGCGGCCAGTCCGGGGGTGGCGCCAACCTGGATGAGGATAGAGAAGAGAGCCCAAGCCGGAAAGCCTCAATGGGACGGGCGATCTTCCGCCCCAGTCTCAGGATCCACCCGTCCCCCGGCCGCATGGAGCGGCCTGGGTCTCCGCTTCAGCCTCGTTTGACACCCAGGAAGACATGAGCGAACCCGGACTCCATCTCGCTGTGCTCGAACAGAAGGGATCGCGCCTCGAACCCGGCCGCCGCGATCAGCCTGAGCCAATCTCTGACCTGCCCCCGATCATCGGTCCACTTCCTATGTTAGTCCCAAGCTCGGTTCCACACCTGACAGCAAGCTCCTGATGGGCCTCGGTTCAGTCGCCTCCGGAGCCGGTGGACGGTACCCCAAGGAGCTATGCGGCCGGATCCGATTGTACTCCTGCCGCCAACGCTCCACCAGGACTTGCGCTTCCTTCAACGTGTAGAAGAGCTCCCGATTCAACAACTCGTCCCGAAGCTTCCCGTTGAAACTCTCGTTGTAGCCGTTCTCCCATGGACTCCCCGGCTCGATGAACAACGTCTGCACCCCGACCTTCTCCAACCAGTCCCGGACGGCAATCGCCGTGAATTCTGGGCCGTTGTCGCTGCGAATGTAGGCCGGCACTCCTCTCAGTACGAAGAGCTCGGCCAGTACATCAAGAACATCTGGGGAGCTCAGCCGTCGCTGCACCTCGATCGCTAAACACTCCCTCGTGAACTCGTCGATCACCGTCAGCAGCCGAATCCGTCGTCCATCGTGCGTCTGGTCCCAGACGAAGTCATAGCTCCAGACGTGATCTCGGTACTCCGGCCTCTTGCGCACGCAGGACCCATCGGCAAGCCACAGCCGCCCCCGCTTCGGCTGCTTCTGCGGGACTTTCAGACCTTCCTGCCTCCAGATCCTCTGCACCCGCTTGGCATTGACCTTCCTCCCCTCTTCCCGCAGCAACCCCGTGATCCTCCGATACCCGTACCGCCCAAACTCTCCCGCAAGCTCGATGATCCTCTGGACCAGGATCCCCTCGGCCGGCGACGGCCGCCTTGGCTCTCTCTGCGTGGAACGATGCTGCATCAACACCCGACAGGCCCGACGCCCCGACACCTCCAATGTGCGGCAAACGCGTTCGACTACTTCTCGCCGACGCGCCGGGCTCAAGAGTTTCCCCGGGCGGCCTCCCGGAGAATCGACATGTCCAGGGCCTGCTCTGCCACGAGCCGACGAAGCCGGGTGTTCTCCTTCTCCAACTCCCGCAACCGCTTCGCCTGTTCGATCTTCAGACCCCCGTATTCTTTCCGCCACCGGTAGTACGTCTGCTCGGTGATCTCGAGCCTGCGGCAGACCAGGCCAACGGCTTCGCCCTTGGCGAGGGCGACCTCGGCCTCCCTCAGCTTCCCCATGATCTGCTCAGTGGAATGGCGCTTCTTCTTCATCGATCCCCCTTTCCAATCCAGCCGGAATCCTAACATCCCAACTGGACCGGTTTCAGGGGGTCAGGTCACCCCCGGGAGAACTGGGGCGATTGAGATGCAGGATTCGGGTCATCTTGAGCTGGACCCTGCCCGCCTGATCTCGGTGGCCGGGAGGGGCGGGATTGCGTAGGTAGCAAGCCTGGACATACGCCCGCTCAACCGCAAACCGCCGAAGGTCGCCTGGGCAGCAACCTCACCCATGCGTCACGGTGATTGCATGCAAGCCCGGGCGGATGGAGTTCGCAGAAGCATGCCCCCTCACCCCCCGGAAGTCGACGCCTGCGCACGGCGCGGTTCTGGTACAGTACGAGGAGTGATCCGTCGGTCGTTGCTTCGGGAAGTCTCTCTTATCCCTAAGCCCGGTTTATCCCAGTTCATTTGACGACGCACAACAGCCCGTCGGTTGCTTTCCGCTGGGTCTTGGCATAACACGGGAGAGTGACGAATTCCTTTCGCCTCCCCACCCCCCCGTCGAAGGATCGTCTCTCTCAGAAAGTGGAGATACTATCTGGCAAGAACGATCTTGTTAGATGCAATCGTCCGGCCGTCGACCTTCGCTTCATAGAAGTAAGCTCCGCTCCCTACCTGTCGGCCCTCACGGTCCGTGCCGTCCCATATAAGCGAATGACGGCCAGCTGTTGTCTCCTGCTGCGCAATCGTTCTAACAACGCGTCCCGCTACGTCGACGATGATCATCTCTATCGTGCCGGGAGACGTCAGACTGAAATCAACCTTCACAGAGTCTTGGGCAGGATTGGGCCTGGCCGGAAAACTCATCGCGGATGTAGTAACTTCAGAACTCGGTGCGGCGACTGGTGCCCCGAGAAACTTGATGACCAGGATCTTGGTCTGGTACGCAAGCGGGATCAACACCTCTGGAGTTGAATCACCGTCAATGTCTTGAACAGACATCCCGACCATGTCGCCACCCTGTGTAATGTTGTAGCTAAATTCTAGATTGCCCGTCGACAACTCGTAAATCT
It contains:
- a CDS encoding 2,3-bisphosphoglycerate-independent phosphoglycerate mutase — encoded protein: MRGRLDWSLKKNSNAAPPEGPLVVVILDGIGVGRGDEGDAVARARTPILDGLRSRFPYRTLRAHGVAVGLPDDTNMGNSEVGHNAIGAGRIVDQGAKLVNIALETGSFFGGETWLRISRGCLSRCAPLHLIGLLSDGNVHSHISHLFSMIREAARAGIREVYVHPLLDGRDVGGRTALLYVDPLESLLAEFDGVEGRRFRIASGGGRMVTTMDRYEADWSIVERGWNAHVHGRARSFRSAREAIETYRDETPGLIDQFIPPFVIADERGAPVAPIRDGAGVVFFNFRGDRAIEISRAFEDEAFPHFDRGAPPKVDYAGMMQYDGDYLIPKSFLVAPPKIDRTLGEYMARNAVTQLACSETQKYGHVTYFWNGNRGGKFDESTETYIEIESDRIPFEQRPEMKAEEITNAVIAELRTGRHRFARVNYANGDMVGHSGVLEATILAVEIVDRCLGRLLEAVASMRGVAIVTADHGNADQMYEIDEKGGFVIDRDTGNPKPRTSHSLNPVPFHLFDPTGPERWRLRDDLPEAGLANIAATALQILGYEAPEGYELGLLA
- a CDS encoding aminotransferase class V-fold PLP-dependent enzyme, whose product is MKETVYLDNNATTAIAPEVFEAMRPFLTSEYFNPSSVYERARPAAEAVAGARKVIAGSLGGVPVDEIVFTSCATESANAAIAGAARANPERRHIITTAVEHPAVLEVCKDMARHGYEVTFLDVDRSGSLDVAQFVRALSVGTLLVAVMHANNETGVLFPIDELSRVTKETDPSILFFTDATQTAGKIPLDLAVGLPHVDMLAFSGHKLHAPKGVGVLYLRRGTPCRPFLLGGHQESGRRGGTENVPYIVGMARALELAREDHDAAERRIQRLRDKLEAELLQRIPCVEVNGAGAARLPNTLNLSVHFIEGEGMLYQLNDHGICASSGSACTSGSLEPSHVLRAMRVPFTAVHGSIRFSLSRYTSESDIDHVVGVFPGIVASLRRLSPYWDTKTNRPRPEAEGMMRGE
- a CDS encoding class I SAM-dependent methyltransferase, with translation MSDQPFDYAGATHRHRRRLFRFSHGRRFEIARELLSIEEGSRFLDYGAGDGHLIRILAPFPRDAALTAFEPLDFLRQQLQRDLADLSFNLVSSTSDLPPAHFDRIACLEVLEHLQPEVLESALRDLQRLLAPDGILVVSVPLEVGFSALCKYAAAMILTGKDRSCTLGEVLRTTLGLPVARDPTLALLPHKGFDHRRLRRAIAGSFRIERQIHSPLPWLGSVLNGQVLWRARKIGSAIVA
- a CDS encoding DUF2029 domain-containing protein, whose protein sequence is MPGPLVESPDVRDQASREPSERAVFAGLLVLSILVVAAYYLASWRSVRAFVLDIDHCDLLFCDFHRVFYSMGKKILSLKKPLGGYYYSAFAALLLIPFGALSRNAGSLAWGIAQVVTTAAFFMLPLRRLLRLRPGAAIGWTLLFLTSFPLLHNFKWGQFGVILMLCALAAYHLHEEGHPIWAGILLGFAAAIKYYAALLLLPFLLRGKWRVAIAFAAAVTMFLVVIPWAAIGPAGWLDFQRRSLDSVEHARGWIMSDPNSHYFAHVAERFLGVAKSSAWRHVLEGIGLAIAGGNAFLIWTMRRSSSGRDVALSIAGGFLMLPFVVGTSWPHYFAFLPFCQMAIAREVGAIEGRRVRAVAAASIGASIALSSVFAFRAMGGSVGYGKAGALLISACLAVAALHIVVRAARGAIDSARTGST
- a CDS encoding TM2 domain-containing protein — its product is MANVMQYLPELEGDEMVFVAGVIKNMTEDQAAQFSNAYRSRRKDPQTILLVTLLGFIGLAGIQRFVLNQVGMGLLYLFTWGICWIGTIIDLVNYRRLAFEYNQKQSQQLAVMLRGTM
- a CDS encoding DUF2752 domain-containing protein, yielding MTTEECPPQAMAARGARLLAGLPPLEAILWLAGFIVLYFVGPESPRGADLCLFRRLGLGACPGCGLGAAIHHILHGNLGAAWSSNPLGFPAVLILGWRIASLSAAPLSGRFSSLRSKGA
- a CDS encoding IS3 family transposase (programmed frameshift): MKKKRHSTEQIMGKLREAEVALAKGEAVGLVCRRLEITEQTYYRWRKEYGGLKIEQAKRLRELEKENTRLRRLVAEQALDMSILREAAPGKLLSPARRREVVERVCRTLEVSGRRACRVLMQHRSTQREPRRPSPAEGILVQRIIELAGEFGRYGYRRITGLLREEGRKVNAKRVQRIWRQEGLKVPQKQPKRGRLWLADGSCVRKRPEYRDHVWSYDFVWDQTHDGRRIRLLTVIDEFTRECLAIEVQRRLSSPDVLDVLAELFVLRGVPAYIRSDNGPEFTAIAVRDWLEKVGVQTLFIEPGSPWENGYNESFNGKLRDELLNRELFYTLKEAQVLVERWRQEYNRIRPHSSLGYRPPAPEATEPRPIRSLLSGVEPSLGLT